The DNA sequence AGTAGTAGATGCAATCATCGCTAAAGGTGGAGTTGCAATCATCACTGCTGACCATGGAAACGCTGAAAAATTAGAAGATGAAAATGGTGGAGCTTACACAGCTCATACATCTAATCCTGTTCCAGTAATCGTAACTAAAGAAGGAATCGAATTACGCGACGGTGGAAACTTAGGAGATTTAGCTCCTACAATGTTACAGTTATTAGGTGTAGAACAACCAGTTGAAATGACAGGAAAATCAATTATTAAATAATTGATTTAATAAGTTATAAAAGGACGTTGCTAATGAGCAGCGTCCTTTTTAATTTATCCTGTGTTTTAGACAAATGTTGATATTTAAAAACATTGATATTAACTACTGTATCTTGTAGTTATCGAACAATGATCTAAGTAAATTAGTATGTTTTAAAGAAATATCAACACTCTTTTAAAACAGAACCTTAATTTGTAATTTTTTTAAAAATAAGGCCTTTTATTGTTAGTATATATTTATCACTCATCTGAGTTATTATAGTGATTAATCATTTTCATTTTTTAATTTGGAAAGAGGATAAAGCTCTTTAAAGATTTATAAGACTTCATCCGTAACCAATCTCTTTATAAAAAAGTTCTTCTTTACGAACCTCTCCATCAAACTAATCGTAGAGGACTTCTAAATCGTTTAAGTCTTTATAAGTAATAATATTAGCGTCGAGTTGAATCGTATCTGCAGTTGATTACCTTCATAACCAAATAAAGACTAGGTGTTAAAGACATTATATATCGTTTATAGGAGTTAAATAAGAGCCTTCCTTAATTTATTAGCTATTTTTCCTAATAAGAAAAATGTTTTTACCGATGAGATATCTAATTTAATAAGTTGTTTCTTTCATTATGCTAGCACTTTAAATGATTTAATCTTAATCTTTTGATTTAAGAGAGCCAGTTATTTTAAGTTAAAGTAGTATTTTTATTTTAAAAATAGGTAAAATGTGTTAAAATGTAATTGTAAAAAGCCAAGTTAGTTTAGTGGTAAAATAACGCAATGGTAATGCGTCGTCGCGAGTTCGATTCTCGCACTCGGCACCATTTTAGAATAATTGAGTCCAGCGTATGCTGGATTTTTTTATTTTTTTAATTTGAAGCATAAAAGTTGCTTATTTAGTTCATATTATTCACGGCATATAAATAAAACATTCGTTTTCATAATCACTGATGTGAACGTTATTTGGAATAGATTAGATTGGTTTAATTTATAAAAAATAGCGTTTACAAAGTAAAAATGTCTTTAATATGCAAAAAAATGTATTATAATAAGAAGTGTGAAAATTTTAGAAAAGAAGGAGATGTCATACATGCCTTATATTGTTGATGTATATGCTCGCGAAGTATTAGATTCTCGCGGAAATCCTACTGTTGAAGTAGAAGTAACAACTGAAAGTGGATCATTCGGACGTGCTTTAGTACCATCTGGAGCTTCTACAGGAATCTACGAAGCAGTTGAATTACGTGATGGAGATAAATCTCGTTACTTAGGAAAAGGTGTTTTAAACGCTGTTAAAAACGTTAACGACATCATCGCTCCTGAATTAGTTGGTATGGATGTTACTGACCAATGTGGAATCGACCGTTTAATGATCGCATTAGATGGAACTAAAAACAAAGGAAAATTAGGAGCTAACGCAATCTTAGGTGTATCTATGGCTGTTGCTCATGCTGCTGCTGATTTCGTTGGATTACCATTATACCGTTACTTAGGTGGATTCAACTCTAAAGAATTACCAACTCCAATGATGAACATCATCAACGGTGGAGAGCACGCTGACAACAACATCGACTTCCAAGAGTTCATGATCATGCCAGTTGGAGCTCCAACATTCAAAGAAGCTATCCGTATGGGAGCTGAAGTATTCCATGCATTAAAATCAGTATTACACGGTATGGGATTAAACACTGCAGTTGGTGATGAGGGTGGATTCGCTCCAAACTTAGAATCAAATGAAGCTGCTATCAAAGTTATCTTAGAAGCTATCGAAAAAGCTGGATATGTTCCAGGTAAAGACGTTATGATCGCTATGGACGTTGCTTCTTCTGAGTTCTACAAAGATGGAAAATACGTTTTAGCTGGTGAAGGTGGAAAAGTATTCACATCTGAAGAATTATGTGACTTCTACGCTGAATTATGCGAAAAATATCCAATCATCTCAATCGAAGACGGTTTAGACCAAGACGACTGGGCTGGATGGGATTACTTAACTAAGAAAATCGGAGATAAAGTGCAATTAGTTGGAGACGATTTCTTCGTAACTAACACTGAGCGTTTAGCTGAAGGTATCGAGAAAAACGTTGCAAACTCTATCTTAATCAAAGTTAACCAAATCGGTACATTAACTGAAACTTTCGAAGCTATTGAAATGGCTAAGAAAGCTGGATACACTGCAGTTGTATCTCACCGTTCTGGAGAAACTGAAGATGCTACAATCGCTGACATCGCAGTTGCTACAAACGCTGGACAAATTAAAACAGGTTCTATGTCTCGTACAGACCGTATTGCAAAATACAACCAATTATTACGTATCGAAGACGAATTAGGACAACAAGCTGTTTACAACGGAGTTAAATCATTCTACAACTTAAAAAAATAATTTAATTATTTTTTAAGAGAATGACTCTATCAAAACCTCTCTTCCTCCGACGAAGAGAGGTTTTTTTATGTATAAAAGTATCTTATTGTCTTAGATAATAGGTAATTATTTTTGGAAAGTATAAAAAATTGACTGCTATTATTATCGATCTGTATGATGGATGTCTTAGTACCGGAGTTTTTGATAGCTAAGGTTAATCCTAGAAATGCGACATAGATTTCACCTCATAGATATATATAAGTCCAGATAAGTTTTTCATATCGGAAAACTTTTAGCTGGACTATAGTCTGTCTTAGTATTAAAGCAATCGATTAACTAAGACTGATATAGAATGATGAAATACATTTCTGTTTCTATATATATGAAGTTCTATCTTAAAATATATTCTTATTTTTTATCCAAAATAATACAATTATATTTAGAGTATGATAAACTAGTCATAGTTAAAACAAGGGGGAGTCTGATGAAACCATCACATGAATCTTTAAATTATAAATGGATTAATTATTTAATTATTTTGATTGGTGTACTAGTCGTTATCCATATTATTAAATTAATTTTCCCAATTCTTAAACCTGTTTTTTCAATGTTGAATATGATTATTTGCCCATTTTTAATTGCAATTTGTTTTGCCTATCTATTAAATCCACTCGTTGATTTCTTTTGCCGGTTAAAAATTAAACGTTCTTATTCGATCTTGATTACATTTATTTCAATTATTGGTGCAATTATCTATGCTATTTTTAGTCTCATTCCTTATTTAGTGATTAACACTCAAGAGGTGATGAATCGAATTCCAGCATTAATGGAAAAGGTTCAGACATTACTTGATACGTGGCAATTTGATTATATGAATCTTTATGAGTACGATTTTAGCAAACTCTTTTCTCAAAACTCTCAATTATTTGAAATTTTTTCTAAGGTCTTAAATCAGATGGGGAATTGGATATCTTCATTTAGTAGTAGTTTTACCTTAGTACTAGGAATGATTTTTTTAGTTCCAGTTGTTTTATATTATATTTTAAAGAATTTTTATGAGATTCGAGATCAGATTAAGATTTTTTTAATTAAGCAGAAATGGAATAAAGTTTTTGAAGTATTAAAAGAATCAGAAGAAGTAGTTAAAGGCTATGTTTCTGGGACATTGTTAGTTTCATTAGCCTTATCAATCATTGCTTCGATTTATTTTTCAATTATAGGATTAGATAATGCCATCGTATTTGGAACATTAATCGGTTTTTTGAATATTATCCCTTATGTCGGTCAAATTATTGGAACGATTCCAGCTGCTATCTTTGGATTAATGGTTTCAGTTTGGACACCTGTTTATGTTGTTCTTGGAGTGATGGCCTTGAATTTTATTGAAGGGAATTTTATTAAACCCTTTGTCTTTTCAAAATCTATTGATTTCCATCCAATTATCTTATTAACACTTATTATTATTGGAGGACAAATTTTTGGAGTCGTTGGAATGATTTTTATTATCCCGATTGCAGGGATTTTAAAGATTGTTTGTCGTTATTCATTTGAAGCGTTAAAGGAATGGAAGCAAAAAGTTCGCGTATAGCGAACTTTTTTTGTCGAGTATTTAGAATAAATGAGAAGGCTACATATCGTCAGAATCCTTATCATACAGTTTAAAGACATTAAAAGGATTATAGTTGTAGTAGGGGGATCTGTTATATGGGAGTATTATTATTACAATACTTAGTTTTATCAATCATAGTTGTTGTATCATCCATTCGCATCTCATCCTGTGTGGATGAGTTGGATAAACAAACAAAAATGGGTGGGGCGTTAATAGGTGGAATTTTATTAGCAGGGGTGACATCGCTTCCTGAGTTAATTACTAGTATTTCCTCCACAACGATGTTAAATAATCCCGATTTAGCATTTGGTAATATTTTAGGAAGTAATACATTTAATATTTTTATCTTAGCAGTTGGGAATTTGTTTTTTATAAAAGCTATGCTATTTAATCATACTGGAAAATCGAATACAAAAACAAATATTATTAGTACGGTTATTTACCTCATTATTTTATTTAGTTTTTATAGTTTGACGATGGGGCGCATTGGTCATGTAGGTATTTCATCCATCTTTATCGGTATCTTATATTATATTAATTTAAGATTAATCTCAGATGAAGAAGACGCCAATAGTAGCTGTGATCAATCATGTTGTTCTTTACCTCTATTGATTTTTCAATTTATTTTTTGGGCTATCGTTCTTGTATTTTCGAGTCTGTTCATTTCTATTACAACAGATAAAATTGCTCAATCAACGGGAATTGGATCCTCGTTTATTGGAGCGATGTTCTTAGGAGTTGCAACATCCTTGCCGGAAATGACAAGCTTGATTAGTCTAATTCGTTTAAAGAATTATGATTTAGCAGTTGGGAATATTGTAGGAAGTAATTTATTTAATTTCGCCATTATTGCTTTGACTGATTTATTCTATTTATCGGGGAGTATTTTTGAAATTGCGGATACTTCTAATACATTACTTGTGATTGTTGGATTAAGTGAGTCGATTATTTTAACTTATATGCTGGTCAGAAAAGAAGTTAAGAATTTAATTTTATACGCTTTACCTTCTTTAATGATTATTGGAATATATTTCTATTATATTGTCGCATCCTTAAATAATGGTTGAAATTGTATGTAGGATATGGTACAGTTTTGTTATAGTCTAAGGAGGGTTTAGGATGTTTCAATACGGTGTTGTAGATGTTTTATTTATGATTGTCTCTGTAATCCTAATTATTTTAGTAGCCTTACAAAGTTCTAAACAAGGGTTAAGTGATTCTCTTTCTGGTGGCAATAGTGAATTGTTTAAAAATCAAAAAGAACGTGGAGCAGAAGCTTATATTGTTCGTGCGACATATATCTGTTCAGTGATTTTCTTAATCTTAGGATTAATTATTTTTATGAAGTAATAGATGACTCATATTCAATTAGAATATGAGTTTTTTTATTTTTAGTCTATTTTTAATAAAGGTTATGTAGGGTCTAAGAGATATAAAAGGTATATTTGAGGAGCGTTTAAATGATGATCATTCAGCCGTTCTTTATTGTTTTGATTTAATATTTCTATGATCTTAGCCTACATTTAATTCCCTATATCAGAATGATTTTAAGTAATGAGATTAGTCACTTTTCGTAAATATTGGTTATTTTTATCATATAGAGATGATAATAGTGATATAAAATAAGCACATTTGTATAAACTAGTGATAGATAAGTAAGATGATGTACTTTATCTTATTGTAGTAAAAAATGGTTAAATGTTTGTTTAGTTATGATAGAATAGAAGTTATGAGTTGGAGGTGTGCTACTTGCGCAATACAGTATTAGAATTATTAGGGTCAAGCCAGTATGAGGCGATGACGATTGATGAATTAGTAGAATATTTACAAATTGAAGGAACAGATGCGTTTAAGCAATTTGTTAAATTAATGGTTGCCCTTGAAGATGAAGGGATTGTTGTTCGTTCTAAAAATGATCGCTATGATTTGGCGCGTGATTTAGGATATTATAAAGGAATTATTTCCATTCATCCAAAAGGTTTTGGATTTGTTGAAATTGATGACATGGATGATGTATATGTTCGTAGTGAAGATTTAAATGGTGCTTTACATAAAGATACAGTTTTAGTTAAAATCTTACCTTCTTCTAAAGGAGATAGTCTAGAAGGTGAAATCGCTCAAGTTCTCGAACGTGGAATGAAAGATTTCATTGGGACGTATTATGAAATCAAGCAGGTCGGTTATGTTAAACCAGATAATTCACGTTATCATGCAGTGGTAGCCATTCCAAAGAATAAAACGAAAGGCGCAGTAAAGGATCATAAAGTTCGTGTTCGCATTGTGGATTATTTAGAAAACAATGTTGTTAAAGCGGAAGTTACTGAGATTTTAGGTCATAAAAATGATCCAGGAATTGATATTTTATCAGTTGTATATAAGTATGATATCGTGCCTGAATTTAGTCCGGAAGCATTACAACAAGCAGCTGAAATTCCAAATGAACCAGACCCAGAAAGTTATAAAGGGCGTCGTGATTTACGTGGTGAAACCATTGTAACAATTGATGGTGATGATGCTAAAGACTTAGATGATGCTGTTCATGTTCGTATGCTTGATAATGGAAACTATTTATTAGGGGTATCGATTGCTGACGTTTCTTATTACGTCACAGAAGGATCACCATTAGATCGAGAAGCCTTCTTCCGTGGAACGAGTGTTTATTTAGTTGATCGTGTAATTCCAATGATTCCTCACCGTTTATCAAATGGGATTTGTTCACTAAATCCACAAGTGGATCGTTTGACAATTACATGTGAAATGGAGATTTCACCAAAAGGTGAAGTGGTAAGTCATGAAATCTTCCCATCAATTATTAAAACAACGGAGCGTATGACGTATAATCATGTGAATCGTATTTTAATTGATGAAGATCCAGAATTATGTGAACGTTATGCTACATTAGTTCCAACGTTTAAATTAATGTATGATCTTTCAAAAATATTACGCGAAAAACGTCATGACCGCGGATCAATTGACTTTGATTTAGAAGAGTCAAAAATTCTTGTCGATGAGTATGGATTCCCAATTGATGTGGTATTACGCCAACGTGAAATTGCAGAACGTATTATAGAGGACTTTATGTTAGCAGCAAATGAAACAGTGGCTGAACATTTCCACTGGATGGACGTCCCTTTTATTTATCGTATCCATGAGCATCCAAAACCAGAGAAGCTAGAACGTTTCTACAAATTAGCTCGCGCTTTAGGTTATGAAATTAAAGGAACAAAAGATCATGTTCATCCTAAAGCACTTCAAATGATTACAGAAGCTGTTCATGGAAAACCAGAACATGCCGCGATTAATACCATGATGCTACGTTCTTTACAAAAAGCTCGCTATAGTGAAGAAAGTTTAGGACACTTTGGATTGGCAGCGGAGTTTTATACTCACTTTACATCACCTATTCGACGTTATCCAGACTTAATTGTTCACCGTTTAATCCGTCGCTATTTATTTGATCAAGATTTATCAAAAGAAACATTAGATTATTACACTGCAATCATGCCAGAGATTGGTGAACAAACCTCAAAACGTGAACGTGATGCTATCGACGCAGAGCGTGAAGTAGAAGATATGAAAAAAGCAGAGTATATGACTCAATTTATTGACGAAGAGTTTGAAGGTGTTGTTTCATCGGTAACGAAATGGGGAATGTACGTTGAATTACCGAATACCATTGAAGGGCTTGTTCATGTGAATGATTTAACGGATGACTACTATGAATTTGACGAGGATAACTTAGCATTAATTGGACGCCGTACAAAGGCCATTTATAAAATAGGCGATATTGTTAAAGTTGTCGTTGCAGCAGCAAGCAAAGAGGAGCGTACGATTGATTTCCAATTAGTTGGAATGAGTAAAAGTCGTCAAAGACGTGGATTCAAACGTATTGATACGCGTGGAACGTCATCTTCAAGAAATAATCGCTCTAAAGATCGTTCGAAAGATAGAAAAGGGAATACAAAAGATTATCGTCCAGTGCGTTCTCGTAAATCATCGAAACCATCGGACAGTACGTTTAAGAATCCTAAACCAAAACGTAAAAAATCAAAAGGATCTAAGCCAGTAGGGCAAGGGAAAAATAAAAAATAGTTTAAATGCTGAAAGGGAGCAAGGAAGTCATGATGAAGAAACTAAAATCAATTAAGTGGCGTAATGTCATTTTGTTCTTA is a window from the Turicibacter bilis genome containing:
- the eno gene encoding phosphopyruvate hydratase, translated to MPYIVDVYAREVLDSRGNPTVEVEVTTESGSFGRALVPSGASTGIYEAVELRDGDKSRYLGKGVLNAVKNVNDIIAPELVGMDVTDQCGIDRLMIALDGTKNKGKLGANAILGVSMAVAHAAADFVGLPLYRYLGGFNSKELPTPMMNIINGGEHADNNIDFQEFMIMPVGAPTFKEAIRMGAEVFHALKSVLHGMGLNTAVGDEGGFAPNLESNEAAIKVILEAIEKAGYVPGKDVMIAMDVASSEFYKDGKYVLAGEGGKVFTSEELCDFYAELCEKYPIISIEDGLDQDDWAGWDYLTKKIGDKVQLVGDDFFVTNTERLAEGIEKNVANSILIKVNQIGTLTETFEAIEMAKKAGYTAVVSHRSGETEDATIADIAVATNAGQIKTGSMSRTDRIAKYNQLLRIEDELGQQAVYNGVKSFYNLKK
- a CDS encoding AI-2E family transporter gives rise to the protein MKPSHESLNYKWINYLIILIGVLVVIHIIKLIFPILKPVFSMLNMIICPFLIAICFAYLLNPLVDFFCRLKIKRSYSILITFISIIGAIIYAIFSLIPYLVINTQEVMNRIPALMEKVQTLLDTWQFDYMNLYEYDFSKLFSQNSQLFEIFSKVLNQMGNWISSFSSSFTLVLGMIFLVPVVLYYILKNFYEIRDQIKIFLIKQKWNKVFEVLKESEEVVKGYVSGTLLVSLALSIIASIYFSIIGLDNAIVFGTLIGFLNIIPYVGQIIGTIPAAIFGLMVSVWTPVYVVLGVMALNFIEGNFIKPFVFSKSIDFHPIILLTLIIIGGQIFGVVGMIFIIPIAGILKIVCRYSFEALKEWKQKVRV
- a CDS encoding sodium:calcium antiporter, whose product is MGVLLLQYLVLSIIVVVSSIRISSCVDELDKQTKMGGALIGGILLAGVTSLPELITSISSTTMLNNPDLAFGNILGSNTFNIFILAVGNLFFIKAMLFNHTGKSNTKTNIISTVIYLIILFSFYSLTMGRIGHVGISSIFIGILYYINLRLISDEEDANSSCDQSCCSLPLLIFQFIFWAIVLVFSSLFISITTDKIAQSTGIGSSFIGAMFLGVATSLPEMTSLISLIRLKNYDLAVGNIVGSNLFNFAIIALTDLFYLSGSIFEIADTSNTLLVIVGLSESIILTYMLVRKEVKNLILYALPSLMIIGIYFYYIVASLNNG
- the secG gene encoding preprotein translocase subunit SecG, whose protein sequence is MFQYGVVDVLFMIVSVILIILVALQSSKQGLSDSLSGGNSELFKNQKERGAEAYIVRATYICSVIFLILGLIIFMK
- the rnr gene encoding ribonuclease R; protein product: MRNTVLELLGSSQYEAMTIDELVEYLQIEGTDAFKQFVKLMVALEDEGIVVRSKNDRYDLARDLGYYKGIISIHPKGFGFVEIDDMDDVYVRSEDLNGALHKDTVLVKILPSSKGDSLEGEIAQVLERGMKDFIGTYYEIKQVGYVKPDNSRYHAVVAIPKNKTKGAVKDHKVRVRIVDYLENNVVKAEVTEILGHKNDPGIDILSVVYKYDIVPEFSPEALQQAAEIPNEPDPESYKGRRDLRGETIVTIDGDDAKDLDDAVHVRMLDNGNYLLGVSIADVSYYVTEGSPLDREAFFRGTSVYLVDRVIPMIPHRLSNGICSLNPQVDRLTITCEMEISPKGEVVSHEIFPSIIKTTERMTYNHVNRILIDEDPELCERYATLVPTFKLMYDLSKILREKRHDRGSIDFDLEESKILVDEYGFPIDVVLRQREIAERIIEDFMLAANETVAEHFHWMDVPFIYRIHEHPKPEKLERFYKLARALGYEIKGTKDHVHPKALQMITEAVHGKPEHAAINTMMLRSLQKARYSEESLGHFGLAAEFYTHFTSPIRRYPDLIVHRLIRRYLFDQDLSKETLDYYTAIMPEIGEQTSKRERDAIDAEREVEDMKKAEYMTQFIDEEFEGVVSSVTKWGMYVELPNTIEGLVHVNDLTDDYYEFDEDNLALIGRRTKAIYKIGDIVKVVVAAASKEERTIDFQLVGMSKSRQRRGFKRIDTRGTSSSRNNRSKDRSKDRKGNTKDYRPVRSRKSSKPSDSTFKNPKPKRKKSKGSKPVGQGKNKK